From Nitrospirota bacterium, one genomic window encodes:
- a CDS encoding outer membrane protein transport protein translates to MARLSGVSLLIGVAGHSMIWIVLSLCLLTPSVVFGQAFRLQSQGGAAAGQGNAFAAQADDASAIHYNPAGLSQVEGVQVAFGTTLLGGSIKYKSPSGVDTRGDFGGSIAFPAPSYSYMSANLSAFGWDKLSDVTVGLGLTSPFGLNTRYPADGPFNTVVTSATLPLVDIKPTVAYKINDALSLGVSADIYTFAGFLGEGQVEQRQVGSGALAGASIELNGKGTGAGATVSLLYTPLRNSDGKPIASVGLVYRTQAVLPLSGSLLVNGAKIADTTTNLVLPQIYTGAIAVWPVRTNEREWKLELDVEYVGWKSNRDLDVHLSTGGVIPQPQQWKTVPVVAVGTEYRWLNPEWLPHWDVAVRSGYTRTENPVPDLTFNPGTISLASNTLSIGVGFLCKSGGRFLGMVPCGGGSALWPKAMGLDVAFQEWFYESRTVAGNQNSIVNGTYHTYIHLGTVSLKFVF, encoded by the coding sequence ATGGCGCGTCTTTCGGGCGTTTCGTTACTAATCGGTGTCGCGGGGCACAGTATGATCTGGATCGTTCTCTCCTTATGCTTACTTACGCCATCGGTGGTGTTTGGTCAGGCCTTTCGGCTGCAGTCACAGGGAGGGGCGGCAGCCGGTCAGGGGAATGCCTTTGCCGCACAGGCAGACGATGCGTCAGCCATTCACTACAATCCGGCCGGGTTGAGTCAGGTCGAGGGGGTTCAGGTCGCGTTTGGAACGACCTTGCTAGGCGGATCGATTAAATACAAGAGCCCTTCGGGAGTCGATACGCGAGGCGATTTTGGCGGCAGTATCGCATTCCCTGCTCCCAGCTACTCGTATATGAGTGCCAACCTCAGCGCCTTTGGGTGGGACAAGCTCTCGGATGTAACTGTGGGACTTGGGCTCACCTCTCCGTTTGGGCTGAATACCCGATATCCTGCCGATGGTCCGTTCAATACGGTCGTGACGTCGGCCACGCTGCCCCTCGTCGATATCAAGCCAACCGTCGCGTACAAAATCAACGACGCACTGTCATTGGGTGTGAGTGCAGATATCTATACGTTTGCAGGCTTTCTCGGGGAAGGGCAGGTTGAGCAGCGGCAAGTGGGATCCGGTGCGCTTGCCGGGGCCTCCATAGAACTCAATGGGAAGGGAACGGGGGCCGGTGCAACGGTCAGCCTGCTCTATACGCCCCTGAGAAATAGCGACGGTAAGCCGATTGCCTCTGTCGGGTTGGTCTATCGCACCCAGGCAGTGCTGCCCTTGAGCGGATCGCTGCTGGTGAACGGGGCTAAGATTGCGGATACTACGACGAATCTTGTGCTGCCGCAGATCTATACCGGCGCCATCGCGGTCTGGCCAGTTCGTACGAATGAGCGGGAATGGAAGTTGGAACTCGATGTGGAATATGTCGGGTGGAAGTCGAATCGTGATCTCGATGTGCATCTCTCGACGGGAGGGGTGATCCCGCAACCGCAACAATGGAAGACGGTCCCGGTTGTGGCGGTCGGCACTGAATATAGATGGCTCAACCCAGAATGGTTGCCCCATTGGGACGTGGCCGTTCGATCGGGGTATACCAGAACGGAGAATCCGGTGCCCGATCTGACCTTCAATCCCGGGACGATTTCGCTGGCGTCCAACACGCTGTCTATTGGGGTGGGGTTCTTGTGTAAGAGCGGGGGACGTTTCTTAGGAATGGTGCCTTGCGGAGGGGGGAGCGCACTCTGGCCGAAGGCCATGGGGCTCGATGTGGCGTTTCAGGAATGGTTTTATGAATCGCGGACGGTAGCCGGTAATCAAAACTCCATCGTGAATGGGACCTACCATACCTATATTCATTTGGGGACCGTCAGCCTCAAATTTGTATTTTAA
- a CDS encoding cytochrome P450: MTTTLGLTADQLSTRAVIADPYPYFHELRDQSPLNYRFLPAGAVLGFDEPVRAWALMRHDDVYHALRDHETFSSHHCLVGKIGPPLALINDDPPRHTRFRRLVNKTFTLKRVESLTPWMERVANELLGEIGTEETDIIGSLAIPMPLKVIARLLGIPGEDYLTFKRWSETFFAFDSVSPEERAKSNKEMMMYFGRMAAERRAHGAEDLITALVEAEIEGESLEDAEILGFCMLLLIAGNETTTNLIGNMLGILADRPELWQRLRGDRTLVDAVIEETLRFESPTQRLSRQTTREVVLSGTTIPANSLVTIYYGAANRDPRAFPNPDDFRLDRDLHNHVAFGMGVHYCLGAPLARAETSITLNALLDRFPTLSRGAAPAIRQTENFVVFGYQSLPLVLGRE, encoded by the coding sequence ATGACTACAACATTGGGACTCACAGCCGATCAACTATCGACTCGAGCGGTCATCGCAGACCCATATCCGTATTTTCATGAACTGCGTGACCAATCCCCGCTCAACTATCGATTTCTTCCGGCCGGAGCCGTCTTAGGATTTGATGAGCCGGTCCGGGCATGGGCGCTGATGAGACATGATGATGTGTATCACGCTCTACGTGACCACGAAACATTCTCATCCCACCATTGTCTTGTCGGGAAAATTGGCCCACCTCTTGCGCTTATCAATGACGATCCCCCTCGCCACACTCGATTTCGCCGGCTCGTCAATAAGACTTTCACGCTCAAACGCGTTGAGTCTCTGACGCCATGGATGGAGCGTGTGGCCAATGAGTTGCTGGGTGAGATTGGCACGGAAGAAACCGACATCATCGGCTCATTAGCGATTCCAATGCCGCTGAAAGTCATCGCACGCCTCCTCGGCATTCCCGGTGAGGATTATCTAACCTTCAAGCGGTGGAGTGAAACATTTTTCGCCTTCGACTCCGTGAGTCCAGAGGAACGGGCGAAGAGCAATAAAGAAATGATGATGTATTTTGGCCGTATGGCCGCTGAGCGGCGGGCTCATGGAGCCGAAGATCTGATCACAGCCCTCGTGGAAGCAGAGATTGAGGGAGAATCCCTTGAGGATGCTGAGATCTTAGGCTTTTGCATGTTGCTGCTGATCGCAGGAAATGAGACGACTACGAACCTCATCGGCAACATGTTGGGCATTCTCGCGGACCGCCCTGAGCTCTGGCAGCGGCTTCGAGGGGATCGCACATTGGTTGACGCAGTGATCGAAGAGACCCTTCGATTTGAAAGTCCAACCCAACGACTGTCTCGCCAGACAACTCGCGAAGTAGTCCTCTCTGGCACCACAATCCCAGCAAATTCGCTTGTAACGATCTATTACGGTGCAGCCAACCGTGACCCTCGCGCATTTCCTAACCCAGACGACTTCCGATTGGATCGCGACTTGCACAATCACGTCGCCTTCGGCATGGGAGTCCACTACTGTCTTGGGGCACCACTGGCACGGGCAGAAACGAGCATCACCTTAAACGCTCTCCTCGATCGTTTCCCCACCCTCTCACGAGGGGCGGCACCTGCCATAAGGCAAACGGAAAATTTCGTCGTGTTCGGCTATCAGTCCTTACCCTTGGTGTTGGGCAGGGAGTAA
- a CDS encoding TIGR00645 family protein: MKHTPSVASRIEHVFETVVFASRWIQAPLYGGLIVAELLYAYKFLVELWEMVRHINQQEETIFMLGILGLIDVTMVANLLTMVIIGGYATFVSKLDLEGHPDRPDWLTHIDPGTIKIKLAASLIGISSIHLLKSFVNIANEDTEHIKWKILIHLTFIGSAILLAWTDKIMQKDRKH, from the coding sequence GTGAAACACACCCCCTCGGTCGCAAGCCGGATCGAGCACGTGTTCGAAACCGTTGTGTTCGCCAGCCGATGGATTCAAGCTCCGCTCTACGGCGGCTTGATCGTCGCAGAACTGCTGTACGCATACAAGTTTCTTGTCGAGCTGTGGGAGATGGTCCGGCATATCAATCAGCAGGAAGAGACGATCTTCATGCTGGGCATCCTGGGACTGATCGACGTCACGATGGTGGCAAATTTATTGACCATGGTGATCATCGGCGGCTACGCCACCTTCGTGAGTAAATTAGACTTAGAGGGCCATCCCGACCGGCCGGATTGGCTGACCCACATCGACCCAGGCACCATCAAGATTAAACTCGCCGCCTCGCTGATCGGCATCTCCAGCATCCATTTGTTGAAATCGTTCGTCAACATTGCGAATGAAGACACCGAACATATCAAGTGGAAGATTTTGATTCACCTGACATTCATCGGCTCTGCGATTCTCCTCGCCTGGACTGACAAGATCATGCAAAAAGATCGCAAGCACTGA
- a CDS encoding histidine kinase, which yields MKRSRSHLVTATPSPALRRTANTHSRTETLRPLKSATHTGEPIEHRYRAILEASGNAILLLSTESIILEWNHAAEVVSGWTADEALGRSYVELCLPIEARESFLAELVRVAEGSELRGLVSPLRTCTGSLTILSWNMSRVVGADGRLIGLIAIGTATVPQTRVEEELRLAQTQARSATRRAHIAAEEERCRIARELHDEFGQALTGLKFDLAWLNRKLPRAPACTDDGDLQHKVQTMSGSVDRLLNAVRATATALRPAMLDDLGLIPALESLATAFQDRTGAGCAVAVAPELSSLALPSEMSAALFRIAQELLTNVMRHAAASQAQIRLTRDGDNVRLDVTDNGKGISPERVTTTDSFGLRGMQERVSLLGGSFHIAGTSGIGTTASASLPLAECAAP from the coding sequence ATGAAACGATCACGTAGCCATCTTGTCACCGCCACACCGTCTCCCGCGTTGCGGCGAACCGCCAACACTCACAGTAGGACCGAGACCCTGCGCCCACTGAAGTCGGCTACCCACACAGGGGAGCCGATCGAACATCGTTATCGCGCGATCTTGGAGGCATCCGGCAACGCCATCCTGCTTCTATCGACTGAGTCCATCATTCTGGAATGGAACCATGCAGCCGAAGTGGTCTCCGGCTGGACAGCCGACGAAGCACTGGGCCGCAGCTATGTGGAGCTCTGTCTCCCCATCGAGGCGCGTGAGTCGTTCTTAGCCGAACTCGTGCGAGTTGCCGAAGGGAGCGAATTACGAGGGCTCGTGAGCCCCCTCCGGACATGTACAGGTTCACTGACGATACTCTCCTGGAATATGTCACGGGTGGTAGGGGCCGACGGGCGCCTGATCGGCCTCATCGCAATCGGCACCGCCACGGTTCCGCAAACCCGGGTCGAAGAAGAACTCCGATTGGCCCAGACCCAAGCTCGTAGCGCAACGCGCCGAGCGCACATCGCCGCAGAAGAAGAACGGTGCAGAATTGCGCGGGAACTGCACGATGAGTTCGGACAGGCACTAACCGGCCTGAAGTTCGACCTGGCCTGGCTCAACAGGAAGCTTCCGCGAGCGCCTGCCTGTACCGACGACGGCGATCTCCAGCACAAAGTCCAAACCATGTCCGGTTCAGTCGATCGGCTCTTGAATGCTGTTCGTGCAACTGCGACAGCCTTGCGCCCCGCCATGCTGGACGACCTCGGACTGATCCCGGCACTCGAATCTCTCGCCACTGCGTTTCAAGATCGTACGGGCGCAGGATGTGCGGTCGCTGTGGCTCCGGAGTTGTCATCCCTCGCACTGCCCTCCGAGATGTCGGCTGCATTATTTCGAATCGCACAAGAACTCCTGACGAATGTGATGCGTCACGCTGCGGCCTCGCAGGCACAGATTCGACTGACCCGTGATGGCGACAACGTGAGGTTAGACGTGACGGACAACGGAAAGGGCATTAGCCCTGAACGAGTGACCACCACTGATTCCTTCGGGCTTCGTGGCATGCAGGAACGTGTCTCTCTCCTGGGGGGGAGCTTTCATATCGCAGGCACATCCGGCATAGGAACCACGGCCTCCGCTTCCCTGCCGCTTGCGGAGTGCGCCGCACCATGA
- a CDS encoding LuxR C-terminal-related transcriptional regulator, producing MTQGFLTDPAILLLQKTRIGTVSSEDCPELVVPRAVTSLKLDFGIKTCLSVGVRGVMGECTYFAFSNFDQKLLSKLRTMTQILAPHLHLAYMRATSWEGTNLPSRKLLALTHREVEIMRWVAEGKTNWEISIILHVSLNTIKFHLKNVFEKLGGVENRWAAVAQWQTQWKNGYSESVPHDSQQADPQAPHP from the coding sequence ATGACGCAGGGATTTCTTACTGACCCCGCGATCCTGCTTCTGCAGAAAACCAGGATTGGCACGGTATCGAGCGAGGATTGCCCGGAGCTAGTCGTTCCCAGAGCGGTCACCAGTCTTAAGCTCGACTTCGGAATAAAGACTTGTCTATCGGTCGGAGTTCGCGGAGTGATGGGGGAATGCACCTACTTTGCATTCAGCAATTTCGATCAGAAGTTACTTTCGAAACTGCGGACAATGACACAGATTCTCGCGCCACATTTGCACCTTGCCTACATGCGGGCAACCTCATGGGAGGGAACAAATCTCCCTTCCCGAAAACTGCTGGCCTTGACGCATCGAGAAGTAGAGATCATGCGCTGGGTGGCAGAGGGCAAGACCAATTGGGAAATCTCTATCATTCTTCACGTCAGTCTCAATACGATCAAGTTCCACCTTAAAAACGTATTCGAGAAGCTTGGTGGCGTGGAAAACCGTTGGGCAGCCGTAGCCCAGTGGCAAACTCAGTGGAAAAATGGTTATTCAGAGTCGGTCCCCCACGATTCTCAACAAGCAGACCCTCAGGCACCTCACCCCTAG
- a CDS encoding patatin-like phospholipase family protein: protein MKSMSVALSISLLLTGCFAKIHQLPAHPDTATPVFAPLPDQDMLVGIAVSGGGSRAATFAAGALEALANVRILENGQSRSVLDKVTHMSSVSGGSLATAYYAVKKPAKSEAILAGDGLSPTYRQFFASFKEDMQLNFQLRALGRQMVNFRVANPTKLAYSFADVWDANFFNEITFAGLYEREQRGNAPRIILNGTIYNSGRRLVLTTLPPADFAYDFTKELRAKLVSKGQQFTPEGKASFDKSVERAKHQFLPQTFEGLAGDHRGLPVSLAVATSASFPPVVGPVTYQTAGTDMYTHVGDGGLFDNLGTESLTTLFLNKLTSTGHAAKRGLIIVVDASYPFDEGDADLNTSEKGFEVFAHDPARIVGIMEERANAYQAMLWHSLRTEGALLPDYDHLKLIILRYTDSEWTAGDPIPAGCPSTLTPEAITHTIRQVPTLFKIEDACHGALLIAAAQKVVKKQQQRIINFIEAR, encoded by the coding sequence ATGAAGTCCATGTCGGTTGCACTCAGCATCAGCCTGCTCCTGACCGGCTGCTTTGCGAAGATCCATCAACTCCCGGCCCATCCTGATACGGCCACACCGGTCTTTGCACCCCTGCCAGACCAAGACATGCTCGTCGGCATTGCCGTATCCGGTGGCGGCAGTCGCGCTGCCACCTTTGCCGCCGGAGCCCTCGAAGCACTGGCAAATGTTCGCATTCTAGAAAACGGACAGTCTCGAAGCGTGCTGGACAAAGTCACCCATATGTCCAGCGTGTCCGGTGGCAGCCTGGCCACGGCCTACTATGCCGTCAAAAAACCAGCCAAGTCAGAAGCCATCTTGGCAGGGGACGGACTCTCTCCAACCTACCGGCAGTTTTTCGCGTCCTTCAAAGAGGACATGCAGCTGAACTTTCAGCTCCGGGCGCTCGGTCGGCAGATGGTCAATTTTCGTGTCGCCAATCCCACGAAGCTGGCCTACTCCTTCGCCGATGTCTGGGACGCGAACTTCTTCAACGAGATCACTTTTGCGGGCCTCTATGAGCGAGAGCAGCGCGGGAATGCGCCGCGGATCATCTTGAACGGCACTATCTATAACAGCGGGCGACGGCTGGTCCTGACCACGCTTCCACCGGCAGACTTTGCCTATGACTTCACGAAAGAACTGCGGGCCAAACTCGTCTCCAAGGGTCAGCAATTCACCCCGGAAGGCAAAGCCAGCTTCGACAAGAGTGTGGAACGGGCAAAACATCAATTCCTCCCGCAGACATTTGAGGGTCTCGCCGGAGACCATCGTGGACTGCCTGTTTCGCTCGCGGTCGCCACGTCCGCGTCCTTTCCTCCCGTAGTCGGACCTGTGACCTATCAAACCGCCGGAACGGATATGTACACCCACGTCGGGGACGGCGGCCTGTTCGACAACCTCGGCACCGAGTCGTTGACCACGCTTTTCCTGAATAAACTGACCTCGACCGGACATGCCGCCAAAAGAGGTTTGATCATCGTCGTCGACGCCTCCTACCCGTTCGACGAAGGAGATGCCGATCTCAATACGAGTGAGAAGGGGTTTGAAGTCTTTGCCCACGATCCCGCCCGCATCGTCGGAATCATGGAAGAGCGGGCTAATGCCTATCAGGCCATGCTCTGGCACAGCCTGCGCACCGAAGGCGCGCTCCTTCCGGACTACGATCATTTGAAGCTGATCATTCTTCGCTATACGGATTCTGAGTGGACCGCGGGCGATCCCATTCCTGCCGGCTGCCCCAGCACCCTGACGCCTGAGGCCATCACCCACACAATTCGCCAAGTGCCGACGTTATTCAAAATCGAAGATGCCTGCCACGGCGCACTCTTGATTGCTGCGGCTCAAAAGGTCGTCAAGAAACAGCAACAGCGGATCATCAATTTTATTGAGGCGCGATGA
- a CDS encoding response regulator: protein MTILLADIDAHLRGRLRKRLEKVSGVTVVGESSNSTETTAMILNRNPDVAIVSSLLEGSSGLDVLRHVRQLMIPPTIIVVTNNPSLDNKNAYSVAGADFICEKVSDDRTVIDTIRRLCVTQHQVDVLASLIATPNN, encoded by the coding sequence ATGACCATCCTTCTGGCCGACATAGACGCCCACCTTCGAGGAAGACTCCGGAAACGTCTGGAGAAAGTCTCGGGTGTGACTGTGGTGGGAGAATCGTCGAACTCGACAGAAACCACCGCGATGATTCTCAATCGAAACCCGGATGTGGCCATCGTGAGTTCCCTCTTAGAGGGCAGCAGCGGCCTCGATGTCCTTCGGCACGTTCGGCAATTGATGATTCCTCCCACGATCATTGTCGTGACGAACAACCCCTCGCTCGATAATAAAAATGCCTACTCCGTCGCTGGCGCTGATTTTATTTGCGAAAAGGTTTCTGACGATCGCACGGTGATCGATACCATTCGTCGACTCTGTGTCACACAACACCAGGTCGACGTCTTAGCCTCCCTCATTGCCACCCCCAATAATTGA
- a CDS encoding ATP-binding protein, which yields MKNRRGLQILDGFRQSSGKRRAQETDLAREAFADNTDALRALLLGQVEDNLAFALKASEERLHALLHDRSRIGQELHESVLQALYTIRVSLAQPAALHNGAPSTGPHAHNQAANQLSLLIQNIERMIRSLESDRVDPFRLISELQDLARTTEQTHAVQIRVKVESAAEEILTGEEARELVAITRKALHNSVRHTRATQVVIALRHIGSCVRLRIRDNGSGFDMAQAQAKGLGFVQMEDQVRKIGGRLKIQSTVGRGTCITADVYLEPILTMI from the coding sequence ATGAAAAATCGGCGAGGCCTCCAGATCTTAGACGGGTTTCGGCAATCCTCCGGCAAGCGACGTGCGCAGGAAACTGATCTCGCGCGAGAAGCGTTCGCCGATAACACCGACGCGCTCCGTGCCCTGCTGCTCGGACAGGTTGAGGACAACCTTGCCTTTGCCCTCAAGGCATCCGAGGAACGGCTACACGCCCTGCTGCACGATCGCAGCCGCATTGGACAGGAACTGCACGAGTCTGTGCTACAGGCGCTCTACACGATCAGGGTGAGCCTTGCGCAACCTGCTGCCTTGCACAACGGTGCGCCATCGACTGGGCCTCATGCCCACAATCAGGCAGCCAACCAGCTCAGCCTGCTCATTCAGAACATCGAACGCATGATTCGAAGTCTCGAGTCCGACCGTGTGGATCCATTTCGGCTGATCTCTGAGTTACAGGACCTCGCCAGGACAACAGAGCAAACACATGCGGTACAAATTCGCGTAAAGGTCGAGTCGGCAGCCGAGGAGATTCTGACCGGCGAAGAAGCCCGTGAACTTGTCGCCATTACCAGAAAAGCCCTGCATAATTCCGTTCGCCATACTCGCGCCACACAAGTCGTGATCGCACTTCGACATATCGGCTCCTGCGTTCGACTGCGCATCCGTGATAACGGGTCAGGCTTCGACATGGCTCAGGCACAAGCCAAGGGACTGGGATTTGTCCAAATGGAAGACCAGGTTCGAAAGATCGGTGGCCGCCTGAAGATCCAGTCCACGGTAGGGCGAGGCACCTGCATCACCGCGGACGTCTATCTTGAACCGATTCTCACAATGATATGA
- a CDS encoding beta-ketoacyl-[acyl-carrier-protein] synthase family protein, with protein MRAPRRVVMTGLGVISPLGCDPKTFWHLLSQGLGGVAPITSFDTSPFSSSLGAEVKDFDPLDFIPRKQARRMGRVTHFAVGSAMMAVRDARLNLDLEDRSEIGICMGTSIAGLKEALETHDSILRKQYQHTSPFAMTSTFPNAVSAEVAIALNVHGSCETYSIGCSSTANAIGRAYELIAGGHTDVVIAGGAEAPLHPSIFSVMEAARTLAPDERGTVRNHPRPFDLNRSGMVLGEGAGCVVLEEFEHARRRGGPMYAELEGWGFTCDAYSMAKPLETGAQQQRAIGQSLSAAHWFPEEVDYINACGLGTVDLDAVETAAIRHALGSQAYRIPVSSFKGALGHAFAASGAFQVIGTALALEHQFIPPTLNLTTPDPTCDLDYVALTGRSARIRRALVNSFGFGGKNIVLALSHVNAVAPQDPLLRMSDWDAIHNQPVGAAMARSLRANLVQWK; from the coding sequence ATGAGGGCGCCCCGTCGAGTCGTTATGACCGGTCTCGGAGTCATCTCTCCTCTCGGATGTGACCCCAAGACATTTTGGCATCTATTGAGTCAAGGCCTGGGCGGTGTTGCACCGATCACTTCCTTTGATACGTCCCCGTTTAGTTCATCATTGGGAGCCGAAGTGAAGGACTTTGACCCCCTGGATTTCATTCCTCGCAAACAGGCTCGCCGAATGGGTCGCGTGACTCACTTTGCGGTTGGATCGGCCATGATGGCCGTCCGAGATGCCCGGCTCAATCTCGACCTTGAAGATCGATCAGAGATCGGAATCTGTATGGGAACATCCATTGCGGGCTTGAAGGAAGCCCTTGAGACCCACGACTCCATCCTGCGGAAACAGTACCAGCACACCAGCCCCTTCGCCATGACCTCCACATTTCCCAATGCCGTCTCTGCAGAAGTGGCCATTGCGCTGAACGTGCACGGCAGCTGCGAAACCTACTCAATCGGCTGTTCCTCTACGGCAAATGCTATCGGACGCGCCTATGAGCTGATCGCAGGGGGCCATACTGACGTGGTCATTGCAGGAGGAGCAGAAGCGCCTCTCCACCCCAGCATCTTCTCCGTCATGGAGGCAGCGCGAACCCTCGCCCCTGACGAGCGAGGAACCGTACGAAACCACCCTCGGCCATTCGATCTCAATCGTAGCGGCATGGTTCTCGGTGAAGGGGCCGGCTGTGTGGTGCTCGAAGAATTTGAGCATGCCAGACGACGGGGCGGACCGATGTACGCGGAGCTGGAGGGCTGGGGATTTACCTGCGACGCCTATTCGATGGCCAAACCGCTTGAGACGGGAGCGCAGCAACAGCGTGCCATCGGGCAAAGTCTCTCTGCTGCCCATTGGTTTCCCGAAGAAGTGGACTACATTAACGCCTGCGGATTAGGCACCGTCGACCTCGACGCTGTTGAAACAGCGGCGATTAGACATGCCCTAGGCAGCCAGGCCTATCGAATTCCTGTCAGCTCCTTCAAGGGAGCACTCGGCCATGCATTCGCCGCCAGTGGCGCATTTCAGGTGATCGGGACCGCACTCGCGCTTGAGCATCAGTTTATTCCGCCAACTCTCAATCTGACGACCCCAGACCCCACCTGCGACTTAGACTATGTCGCCTTAACGGGGAGATCGGCACGAATCCGTCGGGCACTGGTAAACAGCTTCGGCTTTGGGGGCAAGAATATCGTGTTGGCACTCTCGCACGTCAACGCGGTCGCGCCGCAAGATCCGCTCCTACGAATGAGTGATTGGGATGCAATCCATAATCAGCCGGTCGGAGCGGCCATGGCTCGATCGCTTCGTGCAAACCTTGTTCAATGGAAATAG
- a CDS encoding response regulator transcription factor, with protein sequence MIGTHVVKILIIDDHEVVRRGVKQILEETVPHVEVGEADTAQQGMAAVRQGPWDLAIVDISLPDQNGLELLCELHNMAPQLPLMVLSLHPEEQYAVRAFRAGAMAYLTKQTAPEELARAVKQVLSGRRYVTASLGERMAGNLSKHPAGLAHQTLSEREFEVLVSLAQGQSVKHIAQSLGLSMKTVSTYRARLLDKLQLATTAELIRYALDHHLVE encoded by the coding sequence ATGATTGGGACACACGTAGTGAAAATTCTCATCATTGACGATCACGAAGTCGTCCGCCGGGGCGTGAAACAGATTCTGGAGGAAACCGTTCCTCACGTCGAAGTCGGAGAAGCCGATACCGCACAGCAAGGAATGGCTGCGGTACGGCAAGGGCCTTGGGATCTGGCCATCGTGGATATCAGCCTTCCCGATCAGAACGGGCTGGAACTTTTGTGTGAGTTACACAACATGGCGCCACAGCTCCCACTGATGGTCCTGAGCCTGCACCCGGAAGAGCAATATGCCGTTCGCGCCTTCCGTGCCGGGGCGATGGCCTATCTCACCAAACAGACAGCACCGGAAGAGCTGGCCAGAGCCGTCAAGCAGGTCCTGTCCGGCCGCCGGTATGTGACCGCCTCCCTCGGAGAGCGTATGGCCGGCAATCTGAGTAAACACCCCGCTGGCCTGGCCCATCAGACCTTGTCTGAGCGGGAGTTCGAAGTTCTCGTGTCGTTAGCCCAGGGCCAGTCCGTCAAGCATATCGCACAATCTCTGGGTTTGAGTATGAAGACCGTGAGTACCTATCGAGCGCGGCTCCTGGATAAGTTGCAACTCGCCACTACCGCTGAACTCATCCGATACGCACTCGACCATCATTTGGTGGAATAG